From the genome of Chaetodon trifascialis isolate fChaTrf1 chromosome 4, fChaTrf1.hap1, whole genome shotgun sequence:
GACTTCAGAAGTCTTTAATAGAAGATTTTGTTGTTGGCTGTGCaggtcctctcctcctcctcctgcccctccGTTTGTGAGTGTCCGCTGGAGATGCCAAAGTGCGCACCCGGCGTGAGCGTCGTCCTGGACGGCTGCGGCTGTTGCAAAGTTTGCGCCAGGCAGCTGAACGAGGACTGCAGCCTGACCGAGCCTTGTGACCACACGAAAGGGCTGGAGTGTAACTTTGGAGCCAGctttgctgctgctactactcGTGGCATCTGCCGAGGTATGTATAAAGACCGTCCAGCTCCAGATGTGCATGCGTTTGGATAAGTCTTAAgtagtttcttttcttttcttttcttttcttttcttttcttttcttttcttttcttttcttttcttttcttttcaataaAGGGGTTTAATATAGGAGTATGGGGACCTGTGTGATTTCAACACTGTGGAATGCAGATAGAAGGAAACTTAGACTAGACCTCAAAGTACAGACAGCCCACTGTGAGGGGAAAAAGACTCCTCAGGCAGCCTGAAGAATTTCACAGTTTAACTGATCCTTACCTGGCAGCCATGTGATGTGTTCAGCAGACGTCtctgagcagagcaggaaagaaTAACATTcctttcctcctgttttttctcctgctgcagccaagTCAGAGGGCAGACCCTGCGAATACAACAGCAGGATCTACCAGAACGGAGAGAGCTTCCAGCCCAACTGTAAACACCAGTGCACATGCATCGATGGGGCGGTGGGATGTGTCCCGCTGTGCCCGCAGGAGCTCTCCCTGCCCAACCTGGGCTGTGCCAACCCCAGACTGGTCAAGGTAGCAGGCCAGTGCTGTGAGGAGTGGGTGTGTGACGATGGCAAGCAGACAGACATCCTGGAGAGGATCTTTGGCAAAGACATGTTGACTGATGAGCTGGAAAGAGACCTCACCAACAGGAATGAGCTCATTTCTATTGTCAAGGGAGGACTAAAGTCTCTACCTGGTAAGAAAGCCTTTCATCTTGGaagttctttgttttttctggatATGTACATGTCATAGAGGATCTTGAAATATGTAGGATTCTAAGATCcttatgttttctttctttctttcaatcaCAGCATTCAGACCACAGCCTGAAGTCCACATGTTTGACAGCCAGAAGTGCATCGTCCAAACCACGCCCTGGTCCCAGTGCTCCAAGAGCTGTGGAACAGGCATCTCCACCAGGGTCACCAACAACAACAGCGAGTGCAAGCTGGTCAAAGAGACAAGGATCTGTGAAGTGCGGCCTTGCACCCAGTCACCTTACTCCAGTCTGAAGGTAAGCCTGAGGCACCATGACTAAACATGATGGAAGCATGCATGATAGTGAAAATGCATCACCTCTGGGTCTGACTTCTGACTaatctccatctctttcttgTTCATTCCtctgcagaaaggaaagaagtgcagcagaaCCAAGAAGTCCAGCCAGCCAGTGAAGTTCACCTATGCTGGTTGCTCCAGCCTGAAGAAGTACAGGCCCAAGTACTGCGGCGCCTGCGTGGACGGCCGCTGCTGCAGCCCCCATGACACCAGAACCATCCGCGTCAAGTTCCGCTGTGAGGACGGCGAGACCTTCAACAAGAACATCATGATGATCGAGTCCTGCAAGTGCACCTACAACTGTCCCCATGCCAATGAAGCCTCCTACCCCTTCTACCGCCTCTCCAATGACATCCACAAGTTCAGAGACTGATTGGTGAAGAACATCCAAACCCCCTAGCAAGAGAAAGAGATCATCTGCAGCACTGGCAGCCAATGGCAGTCCAGATGAACACAGGGGTGTATATAGACCACCAATCAACTACCAGCTTCCTGTTGTAACTAGATTCCCAAGGAATTGTGGGCTTACATCATGAGGACTTAATGAAGTGCACTGTTTGCTGTGACTATATCAGCATTCTTAACTAAGAACTGCTTCATATTAATGGAGCATCCGAAGTAGCTTCGTTATGGAGCAAGATGTAATTAATATTTGTACATTTATGTTAGTCGCTGATATCAATTCACTGTGTATATTTTGATCCTTTACATCAGACATGACACAGACTGTAgacttgtgtgtgtatatgtagaTATGCACATGCGCAACTTCAATTAGCATACCATCCTGTATCTTAAGAACAAGACACCGAAATGTAGCCTCTGGACTTGTTTAACAAGTGTGTGGTTGCATTCCTTCCTGACGTGGGCATTACTGTTCATGTTTTGTGGCAGCTATTGAACTCCCTTCATGAAAAAGACAAAGCGAAACATGTCAAaggatgaatgaatgtttttattattgttattaatattatttatcTAAAAAATGTAGCTACTTTATGTGGATATTATGTGTCATACTGGAATAAATTgtaaaatgatttaattttatatgctataaataaaactgatttatttatgaaaTATGACAAAGTCTGAGTTGAGTCTGTTCAAACTACTCTGCAGGACGGCACAAAGTACAGTGCTCACATGCGCGGGGCTGGGGTGGATATTCAAAGTCACTATTTCCAGAGAAAATCCCCCTGTTATATCATTCTGTAGACCCAACAGATTCTcagacagacactgagcagGGTCAGTCTGTTCTTATATAACACAACCTTGGAGGCTCTCTCTCCTGACTTTCGGTGCTTTGGAATGCCATTCTGCAGGAAGCTagctttctttcatttgatCTGGCCAAGCCATACACTTGACTGATTctgggaggaggggggtggggggtgggggattaAGTCCACGAGTGGCAATGAGTATGGGAGCATGCCAAGAATCTTAAGTGCTGCTCTGAATGGGCCGGGATTAGACACCATGCAGGAAGGACAATGACTATTATTGTATACAATGGGCTGTATACAAAGAATGCATTCCGGGGGAAGCTTTTTTTTCATGCAGCGGAATAGCGCGACCAAATTGACCTAATTCATTAGCAGTTGCCTTTAAAAGTGAATTAGCTGCATTGGCCTCTGTTGGCTCTTAAACTGCAGGGGTCTGCTAAACAGTTGTAAACAGCCCTGCAAAGTAGGGAGGGCTTAAGTCTCCCTTCCAGATTTCAGTTTAACAGGCATTAAGAAATACTATTATGAGGCAGAAACAGGCAAAGCACAGGAAACAGGTGATCATAGAAACTTCAAATCCAGTTTTACAGCTACTGAAACAGTGTGCTGCTACTGTCACAAACAGTTGACTCCCCTGCTCTCCTGTTTTCATAATTTATGTTTACCTGAGCGCCAATTGGTGCTGTAAGTTTTATGACCCAAATGTGCATGAAACCCATGCAATATGAAATGTATAATTAAAGAAGACAACAAGTATCAGCCTGAAAAGGACAtgtgttatttttctctctgagaCACAGTGTCTGATGGCAGATGCTTGCACCTGGTACAAATACCTACAGTACAGTTTGAACTAGGGCAGGGAGAGCAGAGCTCAGGGGCAACGACAGGGAAGGGTTTCTTTTTTGATCCAGGTAGAGGGAGCGGCTCAGGAATGCAGCAGTGGCTCAGAAAGCAGACATCCTGATGGGCGGCAGATGTTGGAAAATATTTCAGAGCAACATGTTCACTTTAGCTAAGAAGATTTTCcaaatatacacaaacactcCCAAGTCCTCGCTCGTGTCCACAAAAGGCATTTTATCTCCTCACAAACAACTTTAAAAACGTGTGTATCTGAAACTACATGGCATTCTTGCACAACTTTGCTGCATAGCTGCTGGAAATAAGTCTTAATCGAGTGTATTTAATGAGAGGTTGAGCAGGACACATTGCCTTTGATTGAGCTGCATACCGCACAGGATGTGCCCACTGAGGTTTTACAGATTGCTCACATGAAAGGCTTCTGAGGTTTTCCTAATCACAAAGATGTGTGGCTGCTCCTTGCAGCCTGGATTTACAGTCCAAACACTTTCAGGGAGCCCTGTTTTTGctctttccctttctgttactttctaaagaaaaaaaaaattccatccCGATCCTTCAGAGTTTGTAAAGTGCCGTGCAATCAGACTGTCATTCGTCTTGTTAACACAATGCAGCTAACTTGGTTATGTAATGGCACCTGTATGTTATGTGAGCAGTCCTTTCGGTCATCCATAGCATTCCTTCATAATGCAGACAAGCACAGTGGTGGGGTTCACAATCCCCCAGCCTTCACTGTCTCAGAGAACCCAAAGATCATACTTGTGGGAAATAAATCGTGGTGTCCCAGCCAACAAGGCACAAACGTGTAAAAGctatcgctctctctctctctctcacacacacacacacagacaaagaatgctctcacacacatgtggccctgcaattaAATCACTCTGTGACTACCTCATTCCCTGAactcaaaatgtgtttatatgACAAAGACATTAGCGTTAAAGCTTCATCAAGCACTACGTAATGCTGTGCAACCAGAAGCTAACAGGACCGAGAGTGGCCATTACAACATGCTGGAAGCTGCTGAGCACTGATGTCAGTTATTTTACAGGCCCCTTGTCTATAACCTCAGGTTAATATTCGCTCTTAGTAGGAACCCAGGGGCAAGCAGCAGGAGGGTTAGAGGCTGGCCACCAAGCACAGAGGCAGCCCCTCTTAAAAAGCACCATCTGCtggacaaaacaggaaaaagcatTCTGTGTTTGAAATGGAAATTCACTGACTCACCTGAGTCCACCTGCACATTTTAAAGGCTCGTTGCTAAAACAGGCAAAACATCCTCATTATTATACCATCACGTATTTACATTTAACAAGTTAAATTCCTCACTGAAACAAAGTGATGTAAAAGACGTCCATTTGCCAAATCCTGACAGGGTGTGGGACCCTGTCATTGCAatcaacatgaacacacacacacacacacacacacacacacacacacacacacacacacacacacacacacacacacacacacacacacacacacacacacacacacacacacacacacagtgatgcaacTCTCCTGACACACCCATCAGATCCCCATCTGCAATTACATAGGAATAACTGATGAGCAGACTAAGGGGAAAATCAGAGTCAATTCCCTCCCAGGCTGTTGGATTGTTCAGTCTGTCCCCAGAGGGCTGCTGGCTACTGGAGTGATTATTTGCTCAAACAAGCTGAGCATTGATGGGAGAGGCAGCACTCAGTCTTTGGGCGTCTTGACTCTCAGCCCAGAGGAGACAATGTTGGACTGAATCATCTCCAAGGGGGCACATACCGTCAACAGCTGAGCTAATGTTGGCATATGTTGCTCTTGCTATTGTTTAACATGGGCAGCCCAGTGAGATCACAACATCAGAGGCTGTAATTTTGCCTTCACGTCCCTTAAAATGTTAAAGCTCATTTCTTTTAACAATTATGACTGCCTCCTAAAATGGCTAATGTGAAACATCATGAATTGAAAATGAGGAGTCCTGATATCAAGGACTAAAGGCAGAGGCTGTATTTAATGCCAGTTCAGTCTCAGTCTCTTCTCTCGTCAGTCCATTGGCTTTGTTGTTCATTATGCTGTACTATGTTCTTTGTCacttaaatgaatgaaataagtgCAAACAAGTGTCAGGGTAGTAAGTGTAAACACTTTATGTAGAGAGCCCTGAACAAAGTATATCCTTTTAATGTATATCTACAGTCTTTTATACAAGTCTATCACCTGTACAGATTTAAATGATACAATATCTCAATATTAAATTAATCGACAGCACAGGGTGACGTTTGTGACTACATCTGTTGTGTTCCACGTAGATACTCTCACATTCAACAATGAAACTTTTACTGTTGCTGGTCTCATAAATGCAGAGAAGCTATATTAATTTCTTTCACAGATCATTTCAAACTTCACCACAATGATTGATGTCATAAAACACAATTTTCTTGGTTagcatttaaaaatgtgattttaaactCTTATGCAGTGGTTGGCCTCGGGATCAAGACTTTGCTGATGTTCCTATGGAAAATTAAGTGACAAGAGTGATGTATTTTCCTACTCTTTTGTCGCCCCCATGCTGAGTAATTGCAGCCTGGTTTCCACTATTGTGAAGGGATAAGGGCTTGTAAGGCCTTAGTCATTATATCGCTCCCCACTTTTCCCTGTACCACAGTTTCTGATCTCCTCTGCGTCTTTTGATCTTTGGAGCTGACAATTGTTGTGCATTGGAAATGTAGCTAATGAATGGCAACTATGACTCTTGGCTTTGCGCAGTAAAAGAGCGCCTGCTGGCATCCCCTTGTCACTAACTGCaattacataaacacacaaagaaacagacataaatttaagaaaagaagcacatacacatgcacttACCAAATGTGTCCTTACACTGAGCAGCCTTAATACCAGAGTCTCTAGATTGATGGGCTTAGCAGAATAGATTTTAAGGCACAATGGGATGACATTCAGGGTGGTGCATGAGAGTGGAAAATGCCTTTAGCTTAGTTGTGAAGATATCATGATGCATAATCAGTATTAGTGTTTAGTTGTGATGAGCACATAGGAGGCTTTCTGAATGCCATATGCAGCACCATGTGGAATACATCATGCCTTTCAGAATGTTTTAGGCCTGCCCGGTTGGACATTGGACGCACAGAGAGATGCTTCAAACACCTCAAGTTCCTCGGCTTCTTTCAGTGTGAAGGAGTTTCACTCCAAGCATCCTCTTGATCTCTGAGCTCCATATGCTGTCCCtgaattccatccatccatccattttctataccccgactatccctttcagggttgggggggggctgaagcctatcctagctgtcaacgggcgagaggcagggtacaccctgagccggtcgccagccgactgcagggcaacatatatcgacaaacaaccattcacactcacactgacacctaaggacaattttagagtcaccaattaacctaatgagcatgtttttggtctgtgggaggaagccggagtgcccggagagaacccacgcatgcacgggaagaacatgcaaacttcacacggaAAGGCCcggcccgacccggggatcgaaccttcagttttcttgctgtgaggcacgtgcactaccttcttgcgccaccgtgccgcccgtCCCTGAATTCATGACTATAAATGAAGTTTGAAACATAACTAGATATTAGTACAATCCCTGCATCACTGCCAGTGGCAACCTTGCATCACTGTACCGctcaatctcacgctccatcttCAACTCACTCATTCTAAAACAGCTGATCTTGACTTTACAAAGGGGCAGCATCTTAGACACTTGGAGGTACTGAGTTTCAACTCATCTTCTTCACACTCTACCACATAGTGTGAGTTTGGCTGATGTTGGGTTGCCTTGCCAGCTCGGGACCTGTGTTCCACgtcatttctcttctctctctcaccccatTTCCTGTTATCAGCTATGATTAAGCAGTAGAGAGAAAATATGACCAGAAAGTCTCGTGAGGCAATGGCAGGTGCCCTAAAAACAGTTTCACCACGATAACTTGAGGCTGATAACAGAACAAGAGACGACAAGCAGCCTCTGTTGGTTTGGACTGTCAGAttgacacaagacagacaaaaggGAACAAGTGAATCATTTCCTGCAAACAACTTACAGGGGATCAGTCTTCGAGGTGACTGTGATGACATCACTTCTGGACCGTTTGTGTTGAAGTGTGACAGTAATGTTTGCTTATCCTTGGCGTAGGATGAGCTCAATCCGCCAAAGGCTCGGGAACATTTATTCATCTCTTAAGTTAGCTACAGCTCTAACAAATTTTGGGCTTTATTTGACATTTGAGCTGCATGTTATGAGTATGGATTTATGAGGGACACATTTGGGAAAATCACAAAGATTGAGCCTATGCATCCTGAAAAGGCAATGTTTCCGTTGGCCAAAGACACTGTGTTATGTTACAAACTAACTATCTTCACATTTCATAATAGCACTATAAGCAGGTCATAGAAATCCACTATTGgtaaagcatttattttttaggAAAAACAAATGGCCTCATTTACTTCTCTCTGTTTGGACAAGTGAGATAAGTGAAAGCAGTCGAATATCAATTCAAAATCTGAAATATGCAAGCAAAATCACAGCCTTGTTTGAAGATGAAAAGTGTTTGATTTTGAACACTGAAAATGTTCTCCAGGCATTTTGAAGGTTCTGCCTGATAAATGATTCTTCATGTGCCTCATGACAGCATCTCAGTGTGCCATGTGAAAATGGGTGACATCAGGCTCTGGAAGCATGATTTTGTGCTTTACTACCTGCTTTTCCTGGTGAAGAGCTCTGCCAACATTCGCCTGTTTCTGGATTAGGCCACCACAGCAGAGTTGTGTCCCGAAGCTGGTCTCATAAAAGAACAGCTCTGCACGGAGCGCAATTGAGCCCTGCCCACCAAATCAAGACTAATTAAGTGCAAACCAACTTAAGAAATTTCAAAGAGCAATCTTCTTAAATTGGAGGCATTATTTCCAATGCCTGTGTTCTCCAAAGACTAAAAACAGCTCATACTTACTtttaacagcaaacagaaacaaaagcagagctTTTGTGTGGTCACACTGAGTTACTTTATTAAGACACAAAATTAAGAGAACTGCTAAAATAAAATGGGTGGTAATTCAACCCAGGCAATGACAAAAGAAGGAACAGATGTGCAGGCACCAGAGGTTACGACAGTGTACTTTCATCCACTTGGTGATATGTTACATTGGTTTCTAACCAGCGCAAACAGTTGATAAGTCTGCTCAAAAGGTACCACATATTAAAGCACTGTGTGATTTTGGTTCTGTATGGACAACAGACTTTGAAATGTAAGACTATCAATCATCAATATGAGTAAAATGCTCACTACTGTGGGTGGCATGAGAGGGTCTGACACCCACCATCGTGGCCTGGCAGGAGAACAAAGCATTTCTGCTGCTGGCTTAAAcgaatagtttgacattttgggaaatatgcttctTACTTTATTCACACTGTCATATCTGTCTAGTAAACATGAatctgcagtctgcagctggttagcttagtttagcaaaaacagtggaaacaagcctggctctgtctgaagaaCACAAAATCCTCTACAGCTCACGAGTTTACACCGtatatgttgtttgtttagcacatgcaaacatgcaactGTAGTGTATGTGTGAGACTATTTCTGGTACTGGTGGGTGAACTTTGCCAGAGGCAGGCAAGCTGTTTACCCTAAGCTACAGCCATGGAAAAAATTcttagaccacccttgttttcttcaatttcttgttcattttgatgcctggtacaactaaaggtacatttgtttggacaaatataatgataacaatgaaaatagctcataagagtttaatttaagagcTGGTATCGagccattttccatggttttcttgataataaccaaaatcacttaagttcttacatcaatagctatggcattgtactgccaaaaacagtgttttcaggcaTTCCATGTTTTGCCTGatagtcacatgatacacacaggagttagtacttgattgcataaccattgtttctgatgaccgaagaagaagaaggagaagaagcctTTATTGTCACACCACATAGTACGTGCATTTCGTAGACACACACGCCGTGCTTGGTGAAATTTTctctccgcttttgacccatcctgttagtccttcctccgcggcagaccaggagcggtgggctgccatccgattggcacccggggacccagttttttctttgtttgtcaccattggtcaggtggtgatcttcatgcatgtttttagagggggggtttattttattttattatttttttatggaggatcccccaaAAAGGCCCATTTTTTCTCTCCCGataagggcagcaggcaccgaaggcatggcggaggacacgccctcagcgccccaggtgggaatcgaacccgggaccttctagctgtgaggcgacagtgttgaCACTGTCCCACCGTGCCCCCTGTCAGCCATGCATCTTcaccagcttctgacattgttcttctgtcacagcagcccattcctgttggaagaattcaaacaaatttgctttgtttttgggcttgtggttcttcattttgagtttgatgatgttccacaggtttACAATGggatttagatctggtgattgagcaggccaaggcatggttcgaatgttctggttctccatccaggctttaactgaccttgtcgtgtggcaaggggcattgtcttgttggaaaatccagtcattcgaggcaggaaagagttcatcagctgatggaagaagactgttttcaagagtaTCCCTGTACATGACCTGGTTCATTCgcccttcacacaattgcaCTTGCCCTGTTCGACCAATgctgaaacaaccccagatcatcacagatccacccccatgttttgccgtaggggcaagacagtctggtttgtaggcttctccaggcttcctcctaaccagtaagttggctggagtgggcatcaact
Proteins encoded in this window:
- the ccn1 gene encoding CCN family member 1 translates to MLMLTVAVAFLGSLNLVLSSSSCPSVCECPLEMPKCAPGVSVVLDGCGCCKVCARQLNEDCSLTEPCDHTKGLECNFGASFAAATTRGICRAKSEGRPCEYNSRIYQNGESFQPNCKHQCTCIDGAVGCVPLCPQELSLPNLGCANPRLVKVAGQCCEEWVCDDGKQTDILERIFGKDMLTDELERDLTNRNELISIVKGGLKSLPAFRPQPEVHMFDSQKCIVQTTPWSQCSKSCGTGISTRVTNNNSECKLVKETRICEVRPCTQSPYSSLKKGKKCSRTKKSSQPVKFTYAGCSSLKKYRPKYCGACVDGRCCSPHDTRTIRVKFRCEDGETFNKNIMMIESCKCTYNCPHANEASYPFYRLSNDIHKFRD